ctgcattagcaggcaggttctttaccactagcgctacctgaaTATTATAATAAAGGATGTAGAAAAAATCTTACTTGCTCTTGTCAGTTGTAAAGTCCTTGGTGTTGAGAATAAAGTCTTTGGACTtcgtgtgtgctgctgctgctgctaagtcgcttcagtcgtgtccgactctgcgtgaccccatagatggcagcccaccaggctcccccgtccctgggattctccaggcaagaacactggagtgggctgccatttccttctccaatgcagaaaagtgaagtcgctcagttgtgtccgactcttagtagTTAAGCAAAGTTAGCTGAAGATCCTACAGGATGGATTCTCAGTAAACTCGGGGAAGAATGAAGCaagggaagaagaaggaaaaaacaaaaacaacgaACAAACAAACCTTTAAGTCTTTAAGTTAAAGGTGAGGACTTTCTACCTGGAAAAGTCCTCTAAGGGAGTATtcaagagaaagtgaagaagcagaaaaggaaagagagctgGGTTAAAAAGCCAACAGATAAGTGAAAGGGATTATGTCTATACAAACAAGGGGCAGAGAAAGTGGGGGAGAAGGATGCAGCTGGGAACATTTTCTTTATGGAAGATACTTTGTTTCAtgaccttctcttctctctcctcctgcctttggagTCCACTTGCTCAATGTGTTGACCTGTTACCAGAAAGAAGTTGGAGTTAGGCATGTATATGGGATAACTGCAGACAGGCTTGCACTCTGAGAAGCCAAGTTAATTCCTTCCCTAGAATGTAAGGACTACTCCTCTGAGAGCAATCAACTGACTGACTCAGGAATTTTTCTCCACTGCCTATGAGCAGATTCATTCCTACAAGGAAATCACTGGAACATCTTGTTCAGCCAAATCATTTCTTCTTCAACAAAGTCCAAGCCAGTTCTCACAATGCCAGGCTGTCCCTTGCTCACCCAGGACATTGTCTGGATAAATCATCTTAGTCTGAGTCAGCGGGGGGTGGGGCAGAACCTTCTGTCTTAGATAGAGGCTAATCACCCACATACCTCTGTGTGATCATCCTTGCCAACTCAGACCTATATTCATTTGACACTAGCTTCGTTTCAACCATTGAGCCCATCAGTTCAGGTTTGGTCTTAGAGCCAGCACCTCAGACTCAAATGTCCAGAACAGAATACTTTGCCTTTTCACACatcctttgcttttcttcctgaTTCCTCAAGCCTTGATTTAACATCACTCTCCTAGGTCAGGAAGCCTTCAAATCTATCTACTAACCAGCCCTAAAGGCTCTTTCTCTCTTGGGACTAATCAGATGCCAGGATCTCCACCCATCTCTGCTGTAAACTCCAGGGATGAAGCCAGAGTTCCCCTCCTTATGCAAAAGTTGCCACTGAAgccaaaattaagtttaaaaaaaaggaaaaagaaaaaaaaaaatcacacctacCATATAGCACTGGGAGCTATACTCAGTATCATATAAtctacagtggaaaagaatctgagaaggagtatacatatatctacaGATTTACCTgtctatatatctgaatcacttcactgtatacctgaaactaacacattataaatcaactcagttcagtcgttcagtcatgtccaactctttgcaaacccatgaactgcagcacaccaggtatccctgtccatcactaactccccgagcttgctcagactcatgtccattgagtcagtgatgtcatccaaccgtctcatcctctgtcgtccccgtcttctcccgccttcaatctttcccagcatcagggtcttttctaaggagtcagttcttcatatcaggtggccaaagtattggagcttcagcttcagcatcaattctacctcaataaaaattaaaaaaaaaaaagataatgactaTTTACaccatacaaaacaaaacaaagcttaaTCAGTTTTCCTAGGAAGAATTTTATAGCCACTCCCTGCACAGGAACAATAGCTATCTATAAATAAACTGCATAGTTTACAGCGTTCAAAAGTCACAGCCTTAGGGAGCTCCCAGGCTCTGTTTCTAGAGGCAAAGCTTACCACCCAGCCCCTTCCTCTGGCTGGATCCTCACCCCAGGAGTGGACAGGACTCACAGAATAGTTGAGCTGTCCTCTATCAAGAAGTGGTTTGCATTTCTAAGACTCTCCTGTTCCATGTCTCTGATCAAAGAGTGATCACTTTCCATTTTCTGAGGTCTATTTTCTTAGCTAactagttttaaaatttagaataattCCTCCATCTCCCACAAAACTGCAAGCTCTATCCTCTATCCCTTCCTTTCCATTCCATCCCCATTGTCTTGGTTTAGGTTCTCTTAACATTAATAGGTTCACTAGTCTAGCTCATCCCTCTGCCCTCCTAACTGATCACTTGACCTCTGATATCATCCCAGCATGATATTTCTGAAGCACATTTTCATTATGTGACTACTTTCACTCCATAAAGGTATGACCTCTCCTAAAATTTTCAGCAACTCCATTGCTTGCAGAACAAGGACAAGATTACTGAGCAAGGCTTCCATATTTGAGCCCcaacccggagaaggcaatggcaacccactccagtactcttgcctggaaaatcccatggacataggagcctggaaggctgcagtccatggggtctcgaagagtcggacacgactgagcgacttcactttcacttttcactttcatgcattggagaaggcaatggcaacccactccagtgttcttgcctggagaatcccagggacgggggagcctggtgggctgccgtctatggggtcgcacagagtcggacacaactgaagtgacttagcagcagagctgCCACTCTTACATTCTTATAGTCTACATTCTGGCTACTGGAACAAGATCTAAGATTTCAAATCTATCTCTCTGTCTGGAATACATTTTTACTTATCAAAGTCCTAGCAATCATTTACACAAAACCCTGCACACGGGTGTTCTATAGAAACTTTATTCATAACCAGGGAATCTCGGTTTGGGCTCTGACTAGGGGGTCCTTTCTCTCGTACCAGTGGGGTCATGAAATATTACTGGCTTTTAATCTGTTTTCCAGATATAAGGAAACCTCTTCCTTCAAACTCATTATGACTCACAGCAACTTGGTAAATTGTAACTTTGTAGGTAAAATTGTGAGATCATTGAAATTTCACAAGATAGTCCTGTAAACATAGATTTTCATGTTAAAGAAGAGGAAAGCAACGTTTTACAGTCTACAGTGGAAAGCCTGacagcagagagagaggaaatgagaTCACCAGACCTGTCTTCAGTAGACATGGGTTTTAAAGACAATGAGATTCGTACCCTCCATGTGGAATCTATCAGTACTGGGGGTGTAGAAAATGGAAAGTTTTCACAGCCTTGTacctcttcagaattttccacagtttattgtgatccacacactcaaaggctttggcatagtcaataaagcagaaatagatgtttttctggaactctcttgctttttccatgatccagcggatgttggcaatttgatctctggttcctctgctttttctaaaaccagcttgaacatctggaagttcacggttcacgtattgctgaagcctggcttggagaattttgcattactttactagcatgtgagatgagtgcaattgtgcggtagtttgagcattctttggcattgcctttctttgggattggaatgaaaactgaccttttccagtcctgtggccactgctgagttttccaaatttgctggcatattgagtgcagcactttcacagcatcatctttcaggatttgaaatagctcaactggaattccatcccctccactagctttgttcgtagtgatgctttctaaggcccacttgacttcacattccaggatgtctggcagttagaactggacatggaacaacagactggttccaaataggaaaaggagtacgtcaaggctgtatattgtcaccctgcttatttaacttctatgcagagtacatcatgagaaacgctggactggaagaaacacaagctggaatcaagattgctgggagaaatatcaattacctcagatatgcagatgacaccacccttatggcagaaagtgaagaggagctaaaaagcctcttgatgaaagtgaaagaggagagtgaaaaagttggcttaaagctcaacattcagaaaatgaagatcacgacatccagtcccatcacttcatgggaaacagacggggaaacagtggaaacagtgtcaaactttattttttttgggctccaaaatcaccgcagatggtgactgcagccatgaaattaaaagacgcttactacttggaagaaaagttgtgaccaacctagatagcatattcaaaactagggacattactttgccgaccaaggtctgtctagtcaaggctatggtttttcctgtggtcatgtatggatgtgagagttggactgtgaagaaggctgagtgccgaagaattgatgcatttgaactgtggtgttggagaagactattgagagacccttggactgcaaggagatccaaccagtccattctgaaggagatcaaccctgggatttctttggagggaatgatgctgaagctgaaactccagtactttggccacctcatgtgaagtgttgactcatcggaaaagactctgatgctgggagggattgggggcaggaggagaaggggacgaccgaggacgagatggctggatggcatcactgactggatggacatgagtctgagtgaactccaggagatggtgatggacagggaggcctggcttgctgcgactcatggggtcgcaaagagtcggacatgactgagcgactgaactgaactgtacctcTTCGAAAGCAAGCATGTATTTCCCAGGAACACAGCGTTCACTGATCAATTCTACAGTTGAGAGCAGAGTGGCAGAAGTTCCTGGGGATCAAGATCAAGGCTTATTTTGTGAGAACACTGAAGGAAATCATGCTCCAGTGAATGAGATTCAGGATCTAGAGGACGCTTTTTCCCTGAGGCACCAGTGCCCCCGGTGCCCTCAAGGGTTTCTTCACGTTGAGAACTATCTGTGCCACCTTAAGATGCATGAACTGTTCTTGTGCTTACAGTGCGGGAAAACATTTA
The Capricornis sumatraensis isolate serow.1 chromosome 21, serow.2, whole genome shotgun sequence genome window above contains:
- the LOC138097720 gene encoding zinc finger and BTB domain-containing protein 6-like; amino-acid sequence: CEIIEISQDSPVNIDFHVKEEESNVLQSTVESLTAEREEMRSPDLSSVDMGFKDNEIRTLHVESISTGGVENGKFSQPSTELNCTSSKASMYFPGTQRSLINSTVESRVAEVPGDQDQGLFCENTEGNHAPVNEIQDLEDAFSLRHQCPRCPQGFLHVENYLCHLKMHELFLCLQCGKTFTQKKSLNRHIRGHTVIRPFQCSVCLKTFTAKSTLQDHLNIHSGDRPYKCHCCDMDFKHKSALKKHLTSLHGRSSGEKLARHDLERQNLL